TAGAGTCCAGAGGATCAATAGTATCCAGCTGGATAATTGTAACTCCTGTGGGACTCGAGTGTGAGCGCTTGGGGCACTGATATTCCCCCAGTCTCTGGAAGTGCTgagttgggtgttaggaaaggGATGTGCACTGGGGCTTCCACATCACTTCTCTGCAGTGGGTTCTTTAGAGGGTTGCTTTGTTGAGCTAAGATCCTGTAAAGCCTCTGCTGTGATATTGCACAGGAGACTGTGTCCATTTACCAGTGCAACCTCTTGTCTGTTATGATGCAGAGGATGTGTTCTCAGGTGGcaccaagcctggaagtgcttGGAAGGATGTCCAACAGAAGCCAATGGCTGAGAGAATGAGAGGCCAAACCACCTGTGCAGCTGATACTTCTGGAAGCTCTGAGGACCTGGATgtggcagaaggcagcagttcccatgacacagtgctccaggtgtcaggtggtgatctggagtctgctgctggcactgaacAGGAGGTAACTGAGGTGCTTAAGGATACTGCTAGGAAGTCAGGATTGATCCTGATGCTGTCAGatcaaaaaagggaagggaaaaaccaTGATTAagcaggggagcaggctgctggagagcccatggaatctccatccttggaaggAGATTGCAGAGCTCATTGTCAGGCTCTGGAGCAGATTCCAGCCTGTGGATTCtgtgtggttggttggggtcCTTTCGATAACGTCCAGACTTGATGTAGCAGATGTCTAGTGTTCAGCTCTTtgaaaccaggttggatggggccttgaacaGCCTAGCCTGGTCTAGCagatggtgtccctgcccataacagggggttggaactgggtgacctgtaagggcccttccaacccaagccagtctgatctgcctttttattttctccccagTTCTCCCACACTGTGCCAGAGGCCAGGGCTGGCTTTGATACCTCTGACTGTGCCCCACAGGGTGAGCAGGCTGCACGGGCaagagaggcagaagaaagCACTTCCCTGATGGAAAACAAGAGGTTAGAAGGAGATCTTCTCAGTGAGGCAGAGTGGGTAGCTGGGCTGGAATTcctggagcaggacagagggGTGCATGAGGGTgccagaggagctctgcagccacagcagtgttCTGCCAGAGGGCGTCGAAGGAGGAGAACAAGAAGCGGAGCTGTTCCTTTTCCAGCTTTTCAACAGGAGGACACAACTGAAGACAAtcttctgctgccttcttttCATGTGGAAGAATTCTTAGCTGCTCCTCTTGATTCTTTTAATGTGGAAGAATTCTTGTCTGCTCCTCAGCCAAAACATGACCCCTCAGAGCCATCTCGTGGGGCAGTGAGAGTGAGGCGCAGcatgaggctgcaggaggatgcCCAGAGCGAAGGCCTtgcctggcttctgctgcccGAGGAGATGCAGAGTTGTGctcccctgctggctcctgctcgcAAGCTCAGGAGGAGCACAACTGTCCTGAGAGAATCTGAGAACCTTCACCATGGAGTGCAAAACCTCAGCCagttcccagcagcagggaaggagaaccagggctctgcacaccctgctgctgcctgccggCGGCCACGCAGGAGGAGCCTCTACACATCCACCCctcagggggcagcagctggggccctGGCACACAGAAGGAGCATAGGCGGGGGCCGAAGCCACTCTGAAGAGGCAAAAATTCCTCTTCACAGTAGCTAACACTTAGCAAGGgttctgctgcctctggttTTCTGAAGGGAAGGTCAGTGTCAGACTCCTCTGTCCCATCTCCaactcccttctctctcctgcctttccttAGTTTTTCCTTACTCCATGGATAGCTTAGAactgctgttccttgtcttgATGCCTAAAATACATTCACTCAGATTAATGttagtaaaaaaacccaacaactctTAAACCTTTGTTGTCTAAACcatgaattaaaaataaataaaatgagagtggggctgtggggagtgGAGCTGTCCTTCAGTGCTGGAGGGGCTCAGGGTGTGCTACAGGCACTGTCTGTTGTTCAGGACCTGTCTGCAGAGTCAAACCTGCATAAAAATAACACTGTTCTGCTTGCTTTCAAGCTTTAACAGcagctgtattttatttttgtcaGTGTTAGAAACAAGGCCACAGAAGAGCTCAGGTTTCACTGGGGCTGCACTAGGACAGTGTGAAAACTGAAAGCCACAtcacaggttaggggttggaagggacctcgaaagctcatccagttcaccCCTTGCCATGTTCCTCTGgcatctctgctccagcttgcaccccttgccccttgtcctgtcattggacatcacttgAGCAGAAcatggctccatcctcccctcaCTGCCCTCACAGGCACTGCATCCTCATAGGCACGACTGAGGGCGCCTCTCAGTTAAGAaaatggggagaggggaaaagaagccACTGCAGGATCCCAAGAGTAGTTTCAGCCCTCAGGAGTGGGCAGAGAAAAATGTTCAAGCTGCTCACAGGTAGATGAGCAGTGGAAATAAACCCAAAGTGCGGTTGGGTGTTCTTTAAACTGCTCTGCTTCAAGAGTGGGAGGTAAACTGCAAATCCCAGTGTTTGAACTTGGAATCAGGCAAGGTCTAATTTCACCGAGTCCCAGTAGAGAAGGTGAAGCTGTGCCTGTGACTTACAGACAGGGCTAATGTATTAGTGTTGTAATTAAGTCCTGTAAATTGTGCATAGCAGAGCAATTAACAACTgtagccaggctggggggggagaaggaaaacctGTGTGCACTGGGAGTGAGGGCATGGAACACATTCCCTAAGTCCAACCTGAAAAACCTGGTGTTAGTCTTGGGTTCTTTCCAGTGACCCCTTGACTCCCATCTTCCTGCcccctgcacagagctggggctggtcagcTCTGCCTGTGTTTGGAAGGCAGAGGAGACAGCTCTGATGAATGGCTTTTATTGTACAGCATTTcagacccttcctggctgcattcGGATGGAGTGGAAAAtgttctgccctgtgctgcagccaagaCAAACACAACATATTCCCTGAACCTGGATCTGTGCTTCACTCAAGCTGGCAGCAGTtagagctctgctctgaaacAAGAATTCAGTCTGACAATTTTTAGGCCTTGTGCAGCTGAATGCAACAGCCAAAGAAAATACTAGGGGAAAAATTCAataatacagatatttacagctTGCAGGTGGCATTAATctttggggtgcttggtgtttAGATTTCAGAATCCCTCTCagctgggagaggtgggggttgCAACAAAGAGATATATTTTTAGATATAAATTAGGGGGGGGTTAATGAGAATGGTCTTTCTGAAGAAAATCCATTTTATGTGGCTCCCTGTTGGGTGATAAATAGTTGTGATTCAAGGCTTTAAAAGTTGAGGGCCTATCAAGAAACTGAAAATTTTCCAAGCACAAGACCCAGCAAAGAGCAGTGAAAGCTCCTGACAGAAGCCTGCTCTCCCctgactgctttccagcctggctgaagttGGGTTAAAAACCTTCTTTAAGGTGCAGGCTTACTGCTGGttttcagcagtgccagccagggccttctgtgctgtgcaATGGGTTTTATAGCCTCAGCATCCCTCGTTGTTaggaataacaacaacaactacTACAtggagccagcactgcctggaggCCTCTTGAGCACTGTAACAACGGAGGACTAAAAGTCAATGATCAAAGCAGGCCCTGTGCCTGGTAgctcccaaccccaccccacaaGCAGCAATCCCTGTGAATAAATACTGCAAAACTTGTCCTGTGTTCAGCAGCCAGATGAGCTTCACTTGTGAAGGGATTGACAACATCATGAGAGACTCCAGGCAAGGTGTCCCAcagcctgaagagaagttgCAAGAACAAATAGTGGTTATTCCTGGACAGCCTTTATGATGTGGGGAACTAAGCAAGCTAGGGAGCAGGAAATTGGAGGGTTTGTtccctctgggctggggctgtgcttgtGCTGCTCTTGAGTGAAGTTACTGCTCAGGCTCCTTGTTCTTTGTCTTTGCCAGAGCTTGTGACATCAGGGTGAAAAACCCAGATCTGAAATCACCATCCATTAAATCAAGGGAGTTACACTGAAGATACTCTTTGAGGCCATGCTTCCCTGCCATAAATAACCTGCCTGTGGCATGCAAATGTTTAGACAAACAAATGCACTTCATTCCATGAGCAGGAGGTCAGCAACACTGAGCTTTGGTAGTAAATAATATTCACTAATGCAGATCTGTTCAGGTTGTAAGGGAATTCACATCTGAACTGTGGCTTGGGCGTGCTGAGTATCCTCCTGTGTGCTGTTGAGGAAGAAGGAGCTGTGTGGGTACAAATATTAATGATTAATAAAAAGCTCCTCTTGCTCTCCCTTCAAGGGGAAAATAAATCTGGAGTACCCATGGACTTGCCAGGAAGGCTTTGTGAGGTTTATGTAAGCAGTAAGTAATGTAGCTGTAGTTTATCTTCATGTGAGCAGTAGatagcaggagctgtgcagaacAAGCCTCAGACCTCCTCCGGACGTTTGCCTCTTGGGTctcccactgcctgctgtgCCTTGCTGAGGTCTCCTGCATTGCTGCGCTCCTCTGCCTCGGCTTTGgtgtctgctgccttctgctgtgccTCACTTACCTTACTTCTGCCTTCCCAGTGCTTCCTTCCCTTGCTTAACGTCCTGGTGTCCAGTTTGTGCCAGCCCCCAAAGTGGCAAACTGCTCCAGGGAGCGATGGTccaagaagggaagggaagcagctggcagcacaggaggtgtgCACACAAGATGCTGCAAGTCCAACATAGGAAACCTTTGCTGCCAGCAACTTTTTCTGGTGCTTGGCACAGTGCCTCTTAATAGAGCCACAGAAAGCTTTAGCCACAGCCAGATCCGTGGTGCTGAGTGCCTTGGGGCTGCACCTTTGTATGGGAGCTGAAGCCCTATAAGGCTGGAGGCAGAATTCAGCTGAGCAGCTTCACACCGACGCGGAACAGCCAAAGCCTTAAACAGTTCCTCTTATTAGCCAGGAGAATCTCTGCTTCTGAAAAGGGCTTTTTTCTCATTCCACCAAGGATCAGCAGGGACTTGGGGTGGTGGTTGAGGAGAAGTCTTAAACTAAATCCTCAAACTTTCCATTTCCATGTTTTTAGGCTGCCTCTCCCCTGCTCTCAGCACAACTCGTGGGCCTGTGCCAAAAGCTGTTTAAACAATATTAAGATGTTTTCTTCAAACTTCTCCCTAGGAAGATACTCTTTTTCAAGAGGAATGTTTTCCCTGGAGCATTACATCATGAATTGGTTCAGTTCTTGGAGTAAGAAATTGGACCAAATGGTGGAGAGGGTCTCCAGGGGAAACATACTTCTGCTGTTAAGTATTCCCCCCAGAAAGCTTAGAAACCGCTTACACAGAACCATTCTGTCCACATTTAGCCTTTcaccttgctgcagctgagcagaggcagggggggGTTAGGCTTTTGTAAGGAAACTTGAACCTCCTTTGGTTTTGTCATTACATTTCCCCCACTCTCAACTGTGTCTTGTGAGCTGAGCTCTGGCAATGGCCAATCTCATTCCTGACAGCAGCGCTGCAGAATGCTGCATTGGGTTTGTGTGCAAACTGTTCATGAAATCTTCATTACCAAGGCTTCCTTGGAAACTCCCCACTTTGGGCTCTTATGTTTTGAGGATTAAAGTAAGAGGAAGCTCTgaaaagagcagaggagggagggattTGGGTGGGTGAGAGGGACAGCAGCCATGTGAACAATGTCTGAGCTCTTACAGCTCTGTGTTTCCTCTCGCATTCCTCTTGCAGCACTGGAGGCCCTTGCTATGGTTTCCTCTGTCAGCTGAAAGCCTCAGAAGGAGAAGTGCTCCCCTTTGAGATCAGCTCAGATGGTTGGGTTTCTACCTCGGCAGTTCTGCTCTGTGGAAGCTGGCAGGCTCACAATGAAGGTCCACATTTTGCTTTGTAGGCATTAAGGACCTAAAACCAcactgcaggcagaagctggatTTGGAAAGCTTTCATTTGTTGACCTGGAGCTGACACAATTGCCTTGCAGGATCTAAAATGAAGCTACCACCCTGTGTGATACAACAGAAGAACAAACATGCCCCAGGCAGGACACTCAGTGGCTCCTGACGGGCTTGACCTGAACCATGGAGCTGAATTAGGAGCCTCCTGTGATAGTCCTGAGTCATGTTCCCGTCAGTGTTTTGGGCAATGTTCTGCTGTCCCAGAACTCTTGATGGGCAGAGAGAGAATTTTTGTATCCCAAATCTTTTGTCTGGCACCTTCAAACACTTCTtagaaaaccaaacacaagcAAAAGCTCAGATGAATTCTCACCAcactctgcaggcacaggaggctgaggagaaggtCAGGCCCTACAGAGGCtttctctgtccccagctgaTGTCTCTCTAGGCAGTGGAGTGGGCTTGGtggatttttaaagaaaaaactcCCAGGCAGATGGAACTGTTCCTGGCCAGGACCACTTGCTGGTCCAGCACTACAAGTGGAACTGGCACAGGACTCTAAAAGACTCCTGCCAACGTGTATTTAAATTATGTAATCACATGAAGCAACTAATTGCACTGTGCAGCCTTCTGCTGCACCCAGGCCACGAAATCCTGGAATAACAAAGTGTCTGCAGGTAGTGCAAGGTGGTAAGAAGCTCCCTTGGCATTGCAGAGGTCCTCTTGGAGTTTGGTGCCTCAGGTTCTACATCTGCACAAGGAGATGTCCACCTCTTGTGAGCAGTGGGAAGTGCATTCACAACCAGCAATGAGCTGGTTTTAACTCTTTCTGTGCCAATTACATCTCTGCACAGGGGTGAATCATTTGATGGTCAGCAGcactgatgtccctgctgctcaggtgcaCAGCAACAGCCCCAGTGCCTCAAGGGTgctgctgtcagagcagaggaggcttgCAGAGCTTTGTAAAGCCCTTCAGATAATGTCTTTTATATCTGTGATTGATTTATTTGATATTTATGCAGTTGGCAGTGGGATTTGAAATATAACATAAGCACTTCCTGAGATGTCAGTGCTGCACTGTTAGTGGTCTGCACAAGGCTGTAATTCATATCTGCAGGTGCTTGCTCTGCTATCAAACACTGCACTAACATCATGCCTGTGG
The DNA window shown above is from Dryobates pubescens isolate bDryPub1 chromosome 31, bDryPub1.pri, whole genome shotgun sequence and carries:
- the LOC104301256 gene encoding cell division cycle-associated protein 2; the encoded protein is MAAEPEECSCDALDGGGESPAVSSCAEILEALQTEETERQSSEKPKKKKVTFGQDLSPEIFDEALPANAPLCRGGTPVQLHRHSSPSARLSLTQEPLPQPSFDCSEDCDPLEGVVQDAVAADLVPAENAEAAETGKPDRMRTRSSTKRKQCSTTSEGPDAGIAAATAPESAKDNRRRNKHPDQNTTTAAAKKPRKRKRAGCVRRRKKVKASLYGERTMASRKPLLSPVPEVSECSLSPGSALFSEDVFSGGTKPGSAWKDVQQKPMAERMRGQTTCAADTSGSSEDLDVAEGSSSHDTVLQVSGGDLESAAGTEQEFSHTVPEARAGFDTSDCAPQGEQAARAREAEESTSLMENKRLEGDLLSEAEWVAGLEFLEQDRGVHEGARGALQPQQCSARGRRRRRTRSGAVPFPAFQQEDTTEDNLLLPSFHVEEFLAAPLDSFNVEEFLSAPQPKHDPSEPSRGAVRVRRSMRLQEDAQSEGLAWLLLPEEMQSCAPLLAPARKLRRSTTVLRESENLHHGVQNLSQFPAAGKENQGSAHPAAACRRPRRRSLYTSTPQGAAAGALAHRRSIGGGRSHSEEAKIPLHSS